A genomic region of Methanofollis fontis contains the following coding sequences:
- a CDS encoding isocitrate/isopropylmalate dehydrogenase family protein — translation MYRVASIGGDGIGPEILDEGKKVLDAAAEKYGFEIEWTDFPIGADRYLETGELVGEDELRELSTFPAIYFGSIGDDRVRPGVLEKGILLALRFYFDQYVNLRPIKLLHGVSTPLAGKGPEDIDFVVVRENTEDFYVGIGNRFRGRQHADLEVIRNLYSVRFGLDAESDAEEIAYQIGVLSREGSRRVMEYAFDLAERREKRVTSVDKANVLSDVYGLWREVFSEVAAAHPGVSTEFNFVDAVTMWFVKNPEWFDVVVTPNMFGDIITDLGAMIQGGLGLAPGGNINPKGTSMFEPIHGSAPKYRGLGVANPIATIWAGALLLDHLGEHEAGEAVVAAIEGTIRDGVVTRDLGGTAGTVDVGDHVAHLIRS, via the coding sequence ATGTACCGGGTCGCATCAATAGGTGGCGACGGTATCGGACCGGAGATCCTAGATGAGGGGAAGAAGGTCCTGGACGCCGCCGCGGAGAAGTACGGTTTTGAGATCGAGTGGACCGATTTCCCGATTGGTGCAGACCGCTACCTCGAGACCGGCGAACTCGTCGGTGAGGACGAACTCCGGGAGCTCTCTACCTTCCCGGCGATCTACTTCGGCTCCATCGGCGACGACCGGGTGCGCCCCGGCGTGCTGGAGAAGGGGATCCTGCTCGCCCTGCGTTTTTACTTCGACCAGTACGTGAACCTGCGGCCGATCAAACTCCTGCACGGGGTTTCGACACCGCTTGCCGGTAAGGGCCCTGAAGACATCGACTTCGTGGTGGTGCGGGAGAACACCGAGGACTTCTATGTCGGGATTGGTAACCGGTTCCGCGGCAGGCAGCATGCCGATCTTGAGGTGATCCGGAACCTCTACTCGGTGCGCTTCGGGCTCGACGCCGAGAGCGATGCAGAGGAGATCGCCTACCAGATCGGTGTGCTCTCGCGGGAGGGCAGCAGACGGGTGATGGAGTATGCCTTCGATCTGGCAGAGCGCCGTGAGAAGCGGGTCACGTCGGTCGACAAGGCGAATGTGCTCTCCGACGTCTACGGACTCTGGCGGGAGGTCTTCTCTGAGGTCGCCGCTGCCCACCCGGGTGTTTCGACCGAGTTTAATTTCGTCGACGCCGTGACGATGTGGTTTGTGAAGAACCCTGAGTGGTTTGATGTCGTGGTCACCCCGAATATGTTCGGCGACATCATCACCGACCTGGGTGCGATGATCCAGGGCGGTCTCGGACTGGCGCCCGGCGGCAACATCAACCCGAAGGGCACCTCGATGTTCGAACCGATCCACGGTTCTGCCCCGAAATATCGGGGCCTTGGCGTGGCAAACCCGATCGCCACGATCTGGGCGGGCGCCCTCCTCCTCGACCACCTCGGTGAGCACGAGGCCGGGGAGGCGGTGGTCGCCGCCATCGAGGGGACGATCCGGGATGGTGTGGTCACGCGGGATCTCGGCGGCACCGCAGGGACAGTGGACGTCGGGGACCATGTGGCACACCTGATCCGCTCCTGA
- a CDS encoding 3-isopropylmalate dehydratase small subunit, with amino-acid sequence MRIWKFGDDIDTDAIIPGRFLTEYDPMKLAEHVFEGTRDDFRAGVQEGDVLVAGRNFGCGSSREHAPLALLGAGVRVVVAESFARIFYRNAVNTGLLPLLCPEAGALVEGHEAVIDIAGGVIESDGVRHSIEAVPPFMQEIVDAGGLVEYARNLEEVERCTGSHQ; translated from the coding sequence ATGCGGATCTGGAAGTTTGGCGACGATATCGATACCGATGCAATCATACCCGGAAGATTTCTGACCGAGTACGACCCCATGAAGCTCGCGGAGCATGTTTTCGAGGGTACCAGGGATGATTTCAGGGCGGGTGTGCAGGAAGGCGATGTCCTGGTGGCCGGGAGGAATTTCGGCTGTGGTTCCTCGCGGGAGCACGCCCCGCTCGCCCTCCTCGGGGCCGGAGTGCGGGTCGTCGTGGCAGAGTCGTTTGCCCGTATCTTCTACCGGAACGCCGTCAACACCGGTCTCCTCCCCCTCCTCTGCCCTGAGGCCGGGGCGCTCGTCGAGGGGCATGAGGCCGTGATCGATATCGCTGGCGGCGTTATCGAGTCGGACGGTGTCCGCCACTCCATCGAGGCGGTGCCTCCCTTCATGCAGGAGATCGTGGACGCCGGCGGACTTGTCGAGTATGCCAGAAATCTGGAGGAGGTTGAGAGATGTACCGGGTCGCATCAATAG
- a CDS encoding 3-isopropylmalate dehydratase large subunit, with protein sequence MGATLVEKVFSSRCGKEICAGDVVMADVDRAMIHDITGPLAVQKFREMGGERVFDPARIVMLFDHQVPADSIQAAENQKFLREFALLQNIHNYDLREGVCHQVVMEKGHAAPGEIIVGSDSHTCMYGAAGAFATGIGSTDMGFVLRFGALYFRVPDSIRVEANGAFAPRVGAKDLILSIAGDIGADGATYQALEFTGDTFGAMPMPGRMTCCNMAIEMGAKAGIVPPDAVTGEYVLARRPGAAIPDLASDEDATYAEWREYDVSDLAPQVAVPHNVDNVVDVDLVAGTHVDQVFIGSCTNGRYEDFAEAAEVLGARRFSDDVRVVLIPASREEYLKTLRAGLIERFVEAGALVEAPCCGPCMGGAFGLLAPGEVSLSTSNRNFRGRQGSTEAEVYLCSAATAAASAITGEITDPREV encoded by the coding sequence ATGGGAGCGACTCTCGTAGAGAAGGTGTTCTCCTCCCGCTGCGGGAAGGAGATCTGTGCAGGCGATGTGGTGATGGCAGATGTGGATCGCGCAATGATCCACGACATCACCGGTCCCCTTGCCGTGCAGAAGTTTCGCGAGATGGGTGGTGAACGGGTGTTTGACCCGGCCCGGATCGTGATGCTTTTCGACCACCAGGTTCCGGCCGATTCCATTCAGGCTGCGGAGAACCAGAAATTTCTTCGGGAGTTTGCGCTTCTTCAGAATATTCACAACTATGACCTCAGGGAGGGCGTCTGTCACCAGGTCGTGATGGAGAAGGGGCATGCGGCGCCCGGTGAGATCATCGTCGGATCGGACTCGCACACCTGCATGTACGGCGCCGCCGGAGCGTTCGCCACAGGCATCGGTTCGACCGATATGGGTTTTGTGCTGCGCTTCGGCGCCCTATACTTCCGGGTGCCCGACTCGATCCGGGTCGAGGCGAACGGCGCCTTTGCACCGCGGGTCGGTGCGAAAGACCTGATCCTCTCGATTGCAGGGGATATCGGCGCCGACGGCGCCACCTATCAGGCCCTTGAGTTCACCGGCGACACCTTCGGCGCCATGCCGATGCCCGGACGGATGACCTGCTGCAATATGGCGATCGAGATGGGGGCGAAGGCTGGAATCGTGCCGCCCGATGCGGTGACCGGTGAGTATGTCCTCGCCCGCCGCCCCGGTGCGGCGATCCCTGATCTTGCATCTGATGAGGACGCCACCTATGCGGAGTGGCGGGAGTATGACGTCTCAGACCTGGCGCCGCAGGTGGCGGTGCCGCACAATGTGGACAATGTGGTCGATGTTGACCTTGTTGCCGGCACCCATGTGGATCAGGTGTTCATCGGGTCCTGCACGAACGGGCGCTACGAGGACTTCGCCGAAGCGGCGGAGGTGCTTGGAGCCCGCCGGTTCTCGGACGACGTCAGGGTGGTCCTGATCCCGGCGTCCCGCGAGGAGTACCTGAAGACGCTGCGGGCAGGGCTGATCGAACGCTTTGTCGAGGCCGGCGCCCTTGTCGAGGCGCCGTGTTGCGGGCCCTGCATGGGCGGTGCCTTCGGGCTGCTGGCGCCGGGCGAGGTCTCGCTCTCCACCTCGAACCGGAACTTCCGGGGGCGGCAGGGGAGCACCGAGGCCGAGGTCTATCTCTGCTCTGCGGCGACGGCGGCGGCGAGTGCGATCACCGGCGAGATCACCGATCCGAGGGAGGTGTGA
- a CDS encoding IS1 family transposase, giving the protein MLRCPQCGSTDLYTMIGGYGGFRYRCKQCGYIGSFVLESDEELPSPVTRPKESEEKKIAVPLWLKIVVALLVLYMLLYLLILIP; this is encoded by the coding sequence ATGCTCAGATGTCCGCAGTGCGGCAGCACCGATCTCTACACGATGATCGGCGGCTACGGGGGGTTTCGCTACCGCTGTAAACAATGCGGATACATCGGCTCTTTTGTCCTGGAATCGGATGAAGAACTTCCGTCGCCCGTTACACGCCCGAAAGAGAGTGAGGAAAAAAAGATCGCCGTTCCCCTCTGGCTGAAAATCGTTGTCGCCCTGCTCGTCCTCTATATGCTCCTCTATCTCCTGATATTGATACCCTGA
- a CDS encoding HemK2/MTQ2 family protein methyltransferase, with product MNHPAFSRDDQVYAPAEDTFLLRDAALREVRPDDRVLEVGCGSGAVAEALLERAASVTATDINPHAVRSARAHGVETVRSDLASGLRGPFDLVLFNPPYLPTAPEERLDDWLEYALDGGPSGRDTIERFAADVGRVLTPYGRILLLVSSLTGPAAVRDLFAALGYVVFVVAEERVEGEDLIVLRISRDLCRISAGTC from the coding sequence ATGAATCACCCTGCCTTCAGTCGGGACGATCAGGTGTATGCTCCGGCAGAAGACACCTTCCTGCTCAGGGACGCCGCCCTCCGGGAGGTGCGGCCCGACGACCGGGTGCTCGAGGTGGGATGCGGGAGCGGGGCGGTGGCTGAGGCCCTCCTCGAGAGGGCCGCCTCGGTGACGGCGACCGATATCAACCCGCACGCCGTTCGTTCTGCCCGCGCCCACGGTGTCGAGACGGTGCGGAGCGATCTCGCATCGGGTCTGCGCGGCCCCTTCGATCTCGTCCTCTTCAATCCTCCCTATCTCCCGACCGCCCCTGAGGAGCGCCTCGATGACTGGCTTGAATATGCGCTCGACGGCGGACCGAGCGGACGGGATACGATCGAACGGTTCGCCGCCGACGTCGGGCGGGTGCTGACGCCATATGGGCGCATTCTGCTCCTGGTATCCTCACTCACCGGTCCTGCGGCGGTGCGGGATCTCTTCGCCGCCCTCGGGTATGTCGTGTTTGTCGTGGCAGAGGAGCGGGTCGAGGGCGAGGACCTGATCGTGCTCAGGATCAGCCGCGACCTCTGCCGCATCTCTGCTGGCACATGCTGA
- a CDS encoding ABC transporter ATP-binding protein, whose product MTATPAHHPISRPPLLDFANITVIRGDAPILDSISVTIPDGEHVAILGPNGSGKSSFIRTITREYYPLIQEGRRYRIMGRDVWDVGDLRSLLGIVSDDLQHTFTREITGRDTILSGFFSSVGLFRHEITVAMEERTDEILAFLEIDHLQDRPMTSLSTGERRRFLIGRALVHNPHALIMDEPTTSLDLHALHTFRTTLQKIARSGTGVIMVTHSLHDIIPEISRVILMKGGRFCFDGPKQDALTDQRIGDLFEVSVRIREENGWYYASGY is encoded by the coding sequence ATGACGGCAACACCAGCGCACCACCCCATCTCCCGCCCGCCCCTGCTGGACTTCGCCAATATCACGGTGATCCGGGGAGACGCACCGATCCTGGATTCCATATCGGTCACCATCCCGGACGGCGAGCATGTCGCCATCCTCGGTCCGAACGGTTCGGGAAAGTCCTCCTTTATCCGGACCATCACCCGCGAATACTATCCCCTCATCCAGGAGGGGAGGCGGTATCGGATCATGGGGAGGGACGTCTGGGACGTTGGCGATCTCCGCTCCCTGCTCGGGATCGTATCCGACGACCTGCAACACACCTTCACCCGCGAGATCACCGGAAGGGACACAATCCTGTCGGGGTTCTTCTCCAGTGTCGGATTATTCAGGCACGAGATCACTGTGGCGATGGAGGAGAGGACAGACGAGATCCTGGCGTTCCTGGAGATTGATCACCTTCAGGACCGCCCGATGACGTCCCTCTCCACCGGTGAACGGCGCCGTTTCCTGATCGGGCGGGCGCTGGTCCACAACCCGCATGCCCTCATCATGGACGAACCCACCACCAGCCTCGACCTCCATGCCCTGCACACATTCCGCACCACCCTGCAGAAGATCGCCCGCTCCGGCACCGGCGTGATCATGGTCACCCACAGCCTCCACGACATCATCCCGGAGATCTCGCGGGTGATCCTGATGAAGGGGGGCCGGTTCTGCTTTGACGGCCCGAAGCAGGATGCCCTCACCGACCAGCGGATCGGTGACCTCTTCGAGGTTTCGGTACGTATCCGGGAGGAAAACGGCTGGTATTACGCCAGTGGGTATTAG
- the rsmA gene encoding 16S rRNA (adenine(1518)-N(6)/adenine(1519)-N(6))-dimethyltransferase RsmA has protein sequence MKARHDQHFLIDRRAVRRIVECAGDIAGRRVLEIGPGEGVLTDALLAAGARVCAIELDPALVDGLYEQFSSQIAAGELEVIHGDAVKILYPPFDIVVANLPYSASSPITFRLLDAGFERAVLMYQREFAERMAAPIGTPACGRLSVMVQTFADVDLCFNLPPRAFSPPPQVSSTVVRLTPHEPPHYIADRQMYAVVVRELFSHRRKTVRNGLRGGRNAIGGENVERAIAGLPDEILSLRPEELSLMVFAMIANLCTPPG, from the coding sequence ATGAAGGCACGGCACGACCAGCATTTTCTCATCGATCGTCGGGCGGTCAGGCGGATTGTAGAGTGTGCCGGGGATATCGCCGGTCGCCGGGTCCTTGAGATCGGTCCGGGTGAGGGGGTGCTGACCGATGCCCTCCTTGCCGCAGGTGCGCGGGTGTGTGCGATCGAACTCGACCCGGCGCTTGTCGATGGATTGTACGAGCAGTTCTCTTCTCAGATCGCCGCCGGAGAGTTAGAAGTCATTCACGGCGACGCTGTAAAGATACTTTATCCGCCGTTTGATATCGTGGTTGCAAACCTCCCCTATTCAGCGTCCTCGCCGATCACCTTCCGTCTGCTGGATGCCGGTTTTGAACGTGCGGTGTTGATGTACCAGCGGGAGTTCGCCGAGCGGATGGCGGCGCCGATCGGGACACCGGCGTGTGGGCGCCTCTCGGTGATGGTGCAGACCTTTGCCGATGTGGACCTCTGCTTCAACCTCCCGCCCCGCGCCTTCTCGCCGCCGCCGCAGGTCTCATCGACGGTGGTCCGCCTCACCCCCCATGAACCGCCCCATTATATCGCCGACAGGCAGATGTATGCGGTGGTGGTGCGCGAACTCTTCTCCCACCGGCGTAAGACGGTGCGCAACGGTCTGCGCGGGGGGCGCAACGCCATCGGCGGGGAGAATGTGGAGCGGGCGATCGCCGGGCTTCCAGACGAGATTCTGTCCCTGCGGCCGGAAGAGCTCTCCCTGATGGTGTTTGCGATGATCGCAAACCTGTGCACGCCGCCAGGCTGA
- a CDS encoding DUF655 domain-containing protein, whose translation MKVEKKEIYAVVVDVLLKGRADDPKPVFKREPVVQAVGRDQFKLLELIPKKNADIQIHDTVYIGDNERDQIERVKRRIGYAELTNTARLELPFAIESVVRENEGRYVDFFNRAVSITPKLHTFHLLPGIGKKLMWELLEERQKKPFESFEDISQRIKSLPSPVKLIVGRVLEELEDPEVKYRVFTAR comes from the coding sequence ATGAAGGTCGAGAAAAAGGAGATCTACGCGGTAGTGGTGGATGTGCTTCTCAAGGGTCGCGCCGATGACCCGAAGCCCGTCTTCAAGCGCGAGCCTGTTGTGCAGGCGGTTGGCAGGGACCAGTTCAAGCTGCTTGAACTGATCCCGAAGAAGAACGCCGATATTCAGATCCACGACACCGTCTATATCGGGGACAACGAGCGGGATCAGATCGAGCGGGTGAAACGCCGGATCGGCTATGCCGAACTGACCAACACCGCTCGCCTCGAACTGCCCTTTGCGATCGAGTCGGTGGTCCGTGAGAATGAGGGACGGTATGTGGATTTTTTCAACAGGGCGGTATCGATCACGCCAAAACTCCACACGTTTCATCTCCTGCCCGGCATCGGGAAGAAATTGATGTGGGAGCTCCTTGAAGAGCGACAGAAAAAGCCATTTGAGAGCTTTGAGGATATTTCTCAGCGGATCAAATCCCTCCCCAGTCCGGTGAAGCTGATCGTGGGGCGGGTGCTCGAAGAACTCGAAGACCCTGAGGTGAAATACCGGGTCTTTACGGCACGATGA
- a CDS encoding RNA polymerase Rpb4 family protein encodes MKVKGVISEERITLPEMKEHLAQVEAQRHGAEQEMSYELRQSIEHANQLSKTTPSQSRALVDELLTLEKMKPDIAFRIANIMPQSRDELRAIYAKERYTLTGEELDVILELVITHL; translated from the coding sequence ATGAAGGTAAAAGGAGTCATCAGCGAGGAGAGGATCACCCTTCCGGAAATGAAGGAGCACCTCGCACAGGTCGAGGCACAGCGCCACGGGGCTGAGCAGGAGATGTCCTACGAACTCCGACAGAGCATTGAGCATGCCAATCAGCTCTCAAAGACCACTCCCTCACAGTCCCGAGCCCTCGTGGACGAACTCCTCACCTTGGAAAAGATGAAACCCGACATCGCGTTCCGGATCGCCAACATCATGCCCCAGTCAAGGGACGAACTCAGGGCGATCTACGCCAAGGAGCGCTATACGCTCACCGGCGAGGAACTCGATGTTATTCTTGAGCTGGTGATCACTCACCTCTGA
- a CDS encoding 50S ribosomal protein L21e, which produces MAHHNGPRKKTRYKFKKDLRRRGILPVTAAIRTFEMGQRVHIVCEPSVQKGMPHRRFHGKTGTVVGQRGRAWLVEIPDGNATKVVISRPQHLKPQRV; this is translated from the coding sequence ATGGCTCATCATAACGGTCCACGGAAAAAAACACGCTATAAGTTCAAGAAGGATCTCAGGCGCCGCGGCATTCTGCCGGTAACGGCTGCCATCCGGACCTTCGAAATGGGGCAGAGAGTCCATATCGTCTGCGAGCCGAGTGTCCAGAAGGGCATGCCGCACAGGCGGTTCCACGGAAAGACCGGTACAGTCGTCGGCCAGCGCGGCCGCGCCTGGCTTGTTGAAATTCCGGATGGAAACGCCACGAAAGTCGTAATCTCAAGACCACAACATCTAAAACCTCAGAGAGTATAA
- a CDS encoding tRNA pseudouridine(54/55) synthase Pus10, translating into MEDLIRTVGAILEYGPVCDHCLGRFFGKRSFGLSNAERGLAVRTAYALAQNEPFAGEPDECWICNRIFDSIDLWARRVCEALDGVDFATFLVGTRVPPLVAESEEMVWSDLSLADPEPIKSEMNREVGKAVSALTGKSVDFRRPDVVAVLNLAEERVEIEINPVYFRGRYLKYERGIPQTHWDCRVCRGKGCERCNFTGKMYADSVEELIGGPAVEAFGAETAVLHGAGREDIDARMLGSGRPFVMEMVRPTRRQVDLADLEAAINAAAEGRVGVILQGWSSHAEVETLKSNKAHKKYRILVEVDGEISLDVLQSALTRLNGETINQRTPQRVAHRRADRIRKRRVIDIRSPGMQDGRFVIDVVGEAGLYIKELISGDGGRTSPSLTEILGIDAHVTSLDVVLVEEPESGDCDGSS; encoded by the coding sequence ATGGAAGATCTGATCAGAACGGTGGGTGCGATACTCGAGTATGGTCCTGTCTGTGACCACTGCCTGGGGCGTTTCTTTGGGAAACGCTCATTCGGGCTGAGTAATGCAGAGCGCGGGCTGGCGGTCAGGACGGCGTACGCACTCGCACAGAATGAACCCTTTGCCGGAGAACCGGATGAGTGCTGGATCTGCAACCGGATCTTTGATTCGATCGACCTCTGGGCGAGGCGGGTCTGTGAGGCGCTGGATGGTGTGGATTTTGCCACCTTTCTGGTGGGGACGCGCGTCCCGCCTCTGGTGGCCGAGTCCGAGGAGATGGTCTGGAGCGACCTTTCCCTTGCCGATCCCGAACCGATCAAGTCCGAGATGAACCGGGAGGTCGGCAAGGCGGTCTCTGCTCTCACCGGCAAGAGTGTTGATTTCAGGCGTCCCGACGTCGTGGCCGTCCTGAACCTTGCCGAGGAGCGGGTGGAGATCGAGATCAATCCGGTGTATTTCAGGGGGCGCTACCTGAAATATGAGCGGGGGATCCCGCAGACCCACTGGGACTGCCGTGTCTGCCGGGGGAAGGGGTGTGAACGCTGCAACTTCACCGGCAAGATGTATGCAGATTCGGTTGAGGAACTGATCGGAGGGCCGGCGGTTGAGGCCTTTGGTGCTGAAACTGCCGTCCTCCATGGTGCGGGACGGGAGGATATCGACGCACGGATGCTCGGGAGCGGACGGCCCTTTGTAATGGAGATGGTCAGACCGACCCGACGCCAGGTCGATCTTGCCGACCTCGAGGCGGCGATCAATGCCGCGGCCGAGGGACGCGTCGGGGTGATTCTCCAGGGCTGGAGTTCCCACGCCGAGGTGGAAACGCTTAAATCGAACAAAGCGCATAAAAAATACAGGATTCTCGTTGAGGTCGACGGAGAGATCTCCCTGGATGTACTCCAATCTGCACTGACCCGCCTGAATGGTGAGACAATCAACCAGCGCACCCCGCAACGGGTTGCACACCGGCGGGCCGATCGGATCAGGAAACGCAGGGTGATAGACATCCGGTCCCCCGGGATGCAGGACGGCAGGTTCGTCATCGATGTCGTCGGTGAGGCCGGTCTCTATATCAAAGAGCTGATATCTGGCGACGGCGGCCGGACCAGTCCGAGCCTAACGGAGATCCTGGGCATAGACGCTCATGTAACCAGCCTCGATGTAGTGCTGGTAGAAGAACCAGAAAGTGGTGATTGCGATGGCTCATCATAA
- the trmY gene encoding tRNA (pseudouridine(54)-N(1))-methyltransferase TrmY — MRRFVVIGHRATTDPAFSLNNLPGAGRMDELCRCVSASLCLSHGMREDTECWLILCGGEKAPLTIRFSGKTMRNLSPDERNIAGLIKKALALPCGVVFRESTPGVAVRKGGLERVIEEGGCAVLHEDGHDVRSVGDLPGTFLLSDHLDFTAGEAEALEALPAYSLGPCILHADQAITVLHNECDRRKSGWKI; from the coding sequence ATGAGACGGTTTGTCGTGATTGGCCATCGCGCCACCACCGATCCCGCTTTTTCCCTCAACAATCTTCCCGGCGCCGGCAGGATGGACGAACTCTGCCGGTGCGTCTCCGCCTCCCTCTGTCTGTCCCACGGGATGAGGGAGGACACTGAGTGCTGGCTTATTCTGTGTGGCGGCGAGAAGGCGCCGCTGACCATCAGGTTTTCAGGGAAGACGATGCGAAACCTCAGCCCCGACGAACGAAACATTGCGGGTCTGATCAAAAAGGCCCTCGCCCTCCCGTGTGGTGTGGTGTTCAGGGAGTCGACGCCCGGTGTCGCTGTCAGGAAAGGGGGGCTTGAACGGGTGATCGAAGAGGGCGGATGCGCCGTTCTCCATGAGGACGGGCATGATGTGCGCAGTGTGGGGGATCTCCCCGGCACGTTCCTCCTCTCCGACCATCTGGATTTCACTGCCGGGGAGGCGGAGGCGCTTGAGGCTCTGCCGGCATACTCGCTTGGTCCATGTATCCTCCATGCGGATCAGGCGATTACGGTGCTGCATAATGAATGTGACAGGAGAAAGAGCGGATGGAAGATCTGA
- a CDS encoding signal recognition particle protein Srp54, producing the protein MLDSLSTSLKDALKKIAGKTVIDRAAVDELVRSLQRALLQADVNVKLVMNLSQSIKQRSLEEEPPKGMGVREHVLRIVYQELVALMGGAGKVDLAPQTILMAGLQGSGKTTTTGKLARYFKRKGLKVGVICADTFRPGAYKQLSTLCAKVDVPIFGNPEEKDALLIVREGMKRFEATEVVIIDTQGRHALEDELIEEIVNINEIAQPDHRWLVIDAALGQQAAEQAKRFNEAIGIDGVLITKMDGTAKGGGALSAVSETKSGIVFIGAGETIDDLERFDPDGFISRLLGMGDLKALAERAEEVIAEEEMDVNALLRGKFTLRDMYKQLEAVNRMGPLKQVMSMLPLGGVQIPDDAYDVTSTKMDRYKVIMDSMTPAELDDPQMISGSRVQRISRGAGVSPEDVRELLKYYKIMQRALKGMRGSKFSMQRMMKRFGKMQ; encoded by the coding sequence ATGCTAGACAGCCTCAGCACCTCCCTCAAGGATGCCCTGAAGAAGATTGCCGGCAAGACGGTCATCGACCGGGCGGCGGTTGACGAGCTGGTGCGGAGTCTCCAGCGTGCGCTTCTGCAGGCCGATGTTAACGTCAAGCTCGTGATGAACCTCTCCCAGTCGATCAAACAGCGGTCGCTTGAGGAAGAACCGCCGAAGGGGATGGGTGTCAGGGAGCATGTGCTCAGGATCGTCTATCAGGAACTTGTCGCCCTGATGGGTGGTGCCGGCAAGGTGGACCTCGCCCCGCAGACGATCCTGATGGCCGGTCTGCAGGGGAGCGGCAAGACCACGACGACCGGGAAACTCGCCCGATACTTCAAGCGCAAGGGGTTGAAAGTCGGTGTGATCTGTGCCGATACCTTCCGGCCCGGCGCCTACAAGCAGCTCTCAACTCTCTGTGCGAAGGTGGACGTCCCGATCTTCGGAAACCCCGAGGAGAAGGATGCCCTCCTGATTGTCCGGGAAGGGATGAAGCGCTTCGAGGCGACCGAGGTTGTGATCATTGATACCCAGGGTCGGCATGCCCTTGAGGATGAGCTGATCGAGGAGATCGTCAATATCAACGAGATCGCACAGCCTGATCACCGCTGGCTTGTCATCGACGCTGCCCTTGGCCAGCAGGCGGCCGAACAGGCGAAACGGTTCAACGAGGCGATCGGAATCGACGGCGTTCTGATCACGAAGATGGACGGCACCGCCAAGGGTGGCGGCGCCCTCTCGGCCGTCTCGGAGACGAAGAGCGGTATTGTGTTCATCGGGGCCGGCGAGACGATCGACGATCTTGAACGGTTCGACCCGGACGGCTTTATCTCCCGCCTCCTTGGTATGGGCGACCTGAAGGCCCTTGCCGAACGGGCCGAGGAGGTCATCGCAGAGGAGGAGATGGATGTCAATGCCCTGCTCAGGGGGAAGTTCACCCTCAGGGACATGTACAAACAGCTGGAGGCGGTGAACCGGATGGGCCCCCTCAAGCAGGTGATGTCCATGCTGCCGCTCGGAGGGGTGCAGATCCCGGACGATGCCTATGACGTCACCTCCACCAAGATGGACCGGTATAAGGTGATCATGGACTCGATGACGCCCGCCGAACTGGACGACCCGCAGATGATATCAGGCTCGCGCGTCCAGCGTATCTCCCGGGGCGCCGGTGTCAGCCCGGAGGACGTGCGCGAGCTCCTCAAGTACTACAAGATCATGCAGCGGGCCCTGAAGGGGATGCGGGGCAGCAAGTTTTCCATGCAGCGCATGATGAAACGGTTCGGGAAGATGCAGTAG